A section of the Prochlorococcus sp. MIT 1341 genome encodes:
- a CDS encoding cAMP phosphodiesterase: MAVPLLVLTVSCGGSNSSKVAPNLSNKEKISKKIMAATDKDLFLYKGIGTTYVCNALSVGLKFSKAIGIASATYTQVLNARHGGRVASVGDKKLSDDQLLSGSELQMVKGSYDHCPKEIPDEIRGKIKSALSKQ, translated from the coding sequence ATGGCAGTGCCTTTATTGGTATTAACTGTTAGTTGTGGGGGTTCAAACTCTTCAAAAGTTGCCCCTAATCTTTCCAATAAAGAAAAGATTAGTAAAAAAATAATGGCTGCTACTGACAAGGATCTGTTTCTCTATAAGGGAATTGGTACCACATATGTATGCAATGCCCTTAGTGTAGGCCTTAAATTCTCAAAGGCCATTGGCATTGCATCAGCAACCTATACCCAAGTACTTAATGCTAGACACGGTGGTAGAGTTGCTTCAGTAGGGGATAAAAAGCTAAGTGATGATCAACTTCTGAGTGGATCAGAACTTCAGATGGTCAAAGGATCGTATGACCATTGCCCTAAAGAAATCCCTGATGAGATAAGAGGGAAAATTAAATCAGCATTATCTAAACAATAG
- a CDS encoding LIC12162 family transferase yields MEKVLVTSGVEKTWPKEKASVLFLGEWCKIYSRRKKWENLEHTTLKYHWDDREKLFKDYKSLLILYESVLEELALILNKKHNTNYSVRYWRILIGPWLGMFIYILYDRWFMLKEAFKKHEINKTNIIQVSEEDLAANDYQEFHSLIVGDKWNEMMCGEIIKFMGKEICYVGEIEAEADCDEKLENELIFESRKNKLKTFIKNLLMRLNRKDSHLIIDTYMDLFKLVELHLRLRNRPISWERPEIKGNQFSKKARSWVVTITQDHKECTEFIELLKTFLPRFMPRIYLEGYKSLVNLTANSLWPKNPKSIFTGGAFFNDDFFKAWTASQVERGIPLFIGQHGGSYGICKWVFEEDHAQKISNNFLTWGWNTPGDSSKCISIGMLRSLPSKVRRENESKRRKNVLLVQWSYSRYSFAMFSSTIGSGQWEEYLNNQFKFVDTLPKVIQDKLIVRLGRCDFRLCQYERWKDRYKNIYINSGEVQIKELLKDTRIYISTYNCTTFLESLALNIPTIIFWDPKHWEIREDAIMDFKLLKEVNIFFDDPTDAANHLKRFWNDVNTWWLNRKTQEIRSLFCSKYANQDRNMVVRLTNLIGDYSKSNMLKAE; encoded by the coding sequence ATGGAAAAAGTTTTAGTCACAAGTGGGGTCGAAAAAACATGGCCAAAAGAAAAGGCAAGTGTATTATTTCTAGGTGAATGGTGTAAAATATACTCAAGAAGAAAAAAATGGGAAAATCTAGAACACACAACCTTAAAATATCATTGGGACGATCGAGAGAAATTATTTAAAGATTACAAATCACTATTAATTCTGTATGAATCAGTTTTAGAGGAATTAGCGTTAATTTTAAATAAAAAGCATAATACAAATTATTCTGTTAGATATTGGCGAATACTTATAGGTCCTTGGCTTGGAATGTTCATTTATATTCTATATGACAGATGGTTCATGCTTAAGGAAGCATTTAAAAAGCATGAAATAAATAAAACCAATATAATTCAAGTTTCCGAAGAAGATCTTGCTGCTAATGACTACCAAGAGTTCCACAGTCTGATAGTAGGTGACAAGTGGAACGAAATGATGTGTGGGGAGATTATTAAATTTATGGGAAAAGAAATATGTTATGTAGGGGAAATAGAAGCGGAGGCTGATTGTGACGAAAAATTGGAGAATGAATTAATCTTTGAATCGAGAAAAAATAAGTTGAAGACATTTATAAAAAATTTATTGATGAGGTTGAATCGTAAAGACTCACATCTGATTATTGATACCTACATGGATTTATTCAAGCTAGTTGAGCTTCATCTTCGTCTTAGGAACAGGCCGATATCATGGGAAAGGCCAGAAATAAAAGGGAACCAATTTTCCAAAAAAGCTAGAAGTTGGGTTGTCACTATTACGCAAGATCATAAAGAATGCACAGAGTTCATAGAGCTACTAAAAACATTTTTACCTAGGTTTATGCCTAGGATATATTTAGAAGGTTACAAAAGCCTTGTAAATTTAACCGCAAATTCACTATGGCCTAAAAATCCTAAGTCTATTTTTACAGGTGGAGCTTTCTTCAATGATGACTTCTTTAAAGCATGGACAGCAAGTCAAGTTGAAAGAGGAATTCCTCTATTCATAGGCCAGCATGGAGGCTCCTATGGAATTTGCAAGTGGGTATTTGAAGAGGATCATGCTCAAAAAATTTCAAACAATTTTCTAACATGGGGCTGGAATACACCTGGTGATTCTTCTAAATGTATTTCAATAGGTATGTTACGGTCATTACCTTCTAAAGTAAGAAGAGAAAATGAATCTAAAAGAAGAAAAAATGTCCTATTAGTTCAATGGAGTTATTCTAGGTATAGTTTTGCAATGTTTAGTAGTACAATAGGTTCTGGTCAATGGGAGGAATACCTAAACAATCAATTTAAATTTGTAGATACTCTACCAAAGGTAATACAGGATAAATTAATTGTTAGGCTGGGAAGATGTGACTTCAGATTATGTCAATATGAAAGATGGAAGGATAGGTACAAAAATATATATATAAATTCAGGAGAAGTGCAGATAAAAGAACTTCTAAAAGATACACGTATTTACATAAGCACATATAATTGTACAACTTTTTTGGAATCATTAGCATTAAACATACCAACAATAATATTTTGGGACCCAAAGCACTGGGAAATCAGGGAGGATGCAATTATGGACTTTAAATTACTTAAAGAAGTAAATATTTTCTTTGATGACCCTACAGATGCTGCCAATCATCTTAAAAGGTTTTGGAATGATGTTAATACTTGGTGGCTAAATAGAAAAACCCAAGAAATTAGAAGCTTATTTTGCTCAAAATATGCTAATCAAGATAGGAATATGGTAGTCAGATTAACTAATCTTATTGGTGATTATAGTAAGTCAAATATGTTAAAAGCCGAATGA
- the purU gene encoding formyltetrahydrofolate deformylase: MNTSSCTLQLICPDRPGLVKELVSWVTDHKGNILHADHHTDNEAGLFLSRIEWGLDGFAVDNESIPIEVKQLARHLDGKASVHFSDAIPRAAIFISKQSHCLLDLLWRARSGEIRMDIPLVISNHQDLEGICNDLDVNYYYIPNNLKYKSDSESRMLDILLNHQIELVILAKYMQVLTGNFIERCPPIINIHHSFLPAFKGANPYFQAWQRGVKLIGATAHYVTEELDDGPIIEQTLVNVSHRDEVSDLIRKGRDTERVALATAVRLHLRHQVMVYRGRTAVFA; encoded by the coding sequence ATGAATACCTCCTCTTGCACGCTTCAGCTTATTTGTCCTGACCGACCTGGCTTGGTTAAGGAATTGGTCAGTTGGGTAACTGATCATAAAGGGAACATCCTTCATGCAGATCATCATACCGACAATGAAGCAGGGTTGTTTCTTAGTAGAATCGAATGGGGTTTAGATGGATTCGCAGTTGATAATGAATCTATACCCATCGAAGTTAAACAATTAGCTCGACATCTAGATGGTAAGGCCTCCGTGCATTTCTCCGATGCTATCCCTAGAGCTGCTATCTTTATTAGCAAACAAAGCCATTGCTTGTTAGATTTGCTCTGGAGAGCACGGAGCGGTGAGATTCGTATGGACATCCCTTTAGTTATCTCCAACCATCAGGATTTAGAGGGAATTTGTAATGATCTGGATGTAAACTATTACTATATCCCTAACAATTTAAAATATAAAAGTGATTCAGAAAGCAGAATGCTAGATATTCTCTTAAACCATCAAATTGAATTAGTTATTTTAGCAAAATACATGCAAGTTTTAACAGGAAACTTTATAGAAAGATGTCCTCCAATTATTAACATACATCATTCCTTTCTTCCAGCTTTTAAGGGTGCCAACCCCTACTTCCAAGCATGGCAAAGGGGAGTGAAGCTGATCGGAGCAACAGCTCATTACGTCACGGAGGAGTTAGATGATGGACCTATTATCGAGCAAACACTTGTTAATGTAAGCCATAGAGATGAGGTCTCAGACTTAATTCGTAAGGGAAGAGATACTGAGAGAGTTGCTTTAGCAACAGCTGTAAGATTGCATTTGCGACATCAAGTAATGGTCTATAGAGGTAGAACCGCAGTGTTCGCATAA
- a CDS encoding DUF1543 domain-containing protein: protein MNLYIVVLGGRVKGGNIEMHDIRWVVGDTFESTFPELKSEWIGVSRGLHIDSFKLIKFVDGYRVKLVEKATKATGKANELWLVNLGGYKESEMLEKHHLEIVVADSAKKAKNKAQKKWTEPMKQVHKDNLYKIDRVKNYTVVLEKDPQNRSVNMQPDWIGYWVIG, encoded by the coding sequence ATGAACCTATACATTGTAGTACTTGGTGGAAGGGTGAAGGGAGGGAACATAGAGATGCATGACATACGATGGGTCGTTGGTGACACTTTCGAATCAACTTTTCCTGAGTTGAAATCGGAATGGATAGGTGTATCAAGAGGCCTACATATAGATAGCTTCAAGTTAATAAAATTTGTAGATGGTTACAGGGTCAAGCTCGTTGAGAAAGCCACAAAGGCTACAGGGAAAGCCAATGAACTCTGGCTTGTAAATCTTGGAGGATATAAAGAAAGTGAAATGCTTGAAAAGCATCATTTAGAAATCGTAGTAGCAGATTCAGCGAAAAAAGCAAAGAACAAAGCTCAAAAGAAATGGACCGAACCAATGAAGCAGGTTCACAAAGACAATCTATATAAGATTGACAGAGTAAAGAATTACACAGTAGTGTTAGAGAAAGATCCTCAGAATAGATCTGTTAACATGCAACCTGATTGGATAGGCTACTGGGTCATAGGCTGA
- a CDS encoding DUF2939 domain-containing protein, with the protein MGFNVHNKSRKGISSLILLGIISFSIYIYISPYLSILAFKRALENKNPTEASEYIDFPSVRKNLKAQLINKLSEEINKEIQFTPFGELTMVMVNPIINKVVSSTIDSTVSPNGLKVLLTQGKLSMDKNLAKNDKGYAKEHDSRKKYAENRIKLYYESLNVFILASQLQNSDEIIKASWRRQGISNWKINIIELPNQIIKGIRF; encoded by the coding sequence ATGGGATTCAATGTTCACAATAAATCAAGAAAAGGGATTTCAAGCCTGATCCTTCTTGGTATTATTTCTTTTAGTATCTATATTTATATCAGTCCATACTTATCAATTCTAGCATTCAAGAGAGCACTAGAAAACAAAAATCCAACTGAAGCTAGTGAATATATTGATTTTCCTTCTGTCAGGAAAAATCTTAAAGCCCAATTAATTAATAAGCTTTCGGAAGAGATCAATAAGGAAATCCAATTCACTCCTTTTGGTGAACTAACTATGGTTATGGTTAATCCTATTATCAACAAAGTTGTCTCCTCGACAATTGACTCAACAGTTAGTCCCAATGGCTTAAAAGTGTTATTAACTCAAGGCAAATTATCTATGGATAAAAATTTGGCAAAAAACGACAAAGGTTATGCTAAAGAGCATGATTCTAGAAAGAAATATGCTGAAAATAGAATCAAGCTGTATTATGAAAGCTTAAATGTATTCATCCTGGCGAGTCAACTCCAGAATTCAGATGAAATCATTAAAGCCAGCTGGAGAAGGCAAGGAATATCTAATTGGAAAATAAATATAATTGAACTCCCTAACCAGATTATAAAGGGGATAAGATTTTAA
- a CDS encoding TIGR03894 family protein codes for MVPEKDLLKEVTQELWQSVNKLRPGLPKEARMQLVLKALITIGDLPNPIEAAMVVGTCLEMEGGEEEPPKQSNSEASTDKGSKVEEAPDGRRIVRRRSAAN; via the coding sequence TTGGTTCCAGAAAAAGACCTCCTAAAAGAAGTTACGCAAGAGCTTTGGCAATCTGTCAACAAACTTCGCCCAGGACTCCCTAAAGAGGCTCGGATGCAGCTCGTGCTAAAAGCACTCATCACAATTGGAGACTTGCCCAATCCCATTGAAGCAGCGATGGTTGTAGGAACTTGCTTAGAAATGGAAGGAGGAGAAGAGGAGCCTCCGAAGCAATCCAACAGCGAAGCCTCAACTGACAAAGGATCTAAAGTGGAAGAGGCCCCCGATGGAAGACGAATTGTCCGTAGGAGATCGGCAGCTAATTAA
- a CDS encoding alpha-1,2-fucosyltransferase, protein MIGIRLIGGLGNQLFQYAAAKALANRLNVELLIDTRSYTLNEIDNPLNAYLLDRLRVTSKLANEKVLKRRPLFMRKPSKYLQKFGIYKLWYREKSFNYDRNVETLPDKIFLDGYFQSEKYFKSISKIIRMEYLPVRPLSDRNQQIANQARRLNSVMLHVRRGDYASNSKILSVHGLCSLSYYTNSINFLKELVNNPHFFVFSDDPFWAKSNLPLSDNVTYIDGNLANPEIDLHLMSFCKHHIIANSTFSWWAAWLANFPGKIVVAPSPWFDSVIDKTPDLIPASWNIIGK, encoded by the coding sequence GTGATTGGAATTAGGCTGATAGGAGGTCTTGGCAATCAATTATTCCAATATGCTGCAGCCAAAGCTCTAGCAAATAGGCTTAATGTGGAACTACTTATAGATACAAGATCTTATACCCTTAACGAGATAGACAATCCTTTAAATGCCTATCTGTTAGACCGCTTAAGGGTAACTTCTAAGTTGGCCAATGAAAAAGTGTTAAAGAGAAGACCATTGTTTATGCGGAAACCATCTAAATACCTACAGAAATTTGGTATCTATAAATTATGGTATCGAGAAAAATCCTTTAATTATGATCGAAATGTAGAGACTTTGCCCGATAAAATATTCCTAGATGGATACTTTCAGTCAGAAAAATATTTTAAGAGCATTTCTAAAATTATTCGAATGGAATATCTTCCCGTTAGGCCACTTAGCGACAGGAATCAACAAATAGCTAATCAAGCAAGACGACTTAACAGTGTTATGCTACATGTTCGTAGAGGTGACTATGCCTCAAACTCAAAGATATTATCCGTTCATGGACTTTGTTCTCTCTCTTATTATACTAACTCAATTAACTTTCTAAAAGAGCTTGTCAATAATCCCCATTTCTTTGTTTTTTCAGATGATCCTTTTTGGGCTAAATCAAACCTTCCTTTATCGGATAATGTCACCTATATAGATGGAAACTTAGCAAATCCCGAGATCGACTTGCACCTTATGAGTTTTTGCAAGCACCATATAATTGCTAATAGCACATTTAGTTGGTGGGCAGCATGGTTAGCTAATTTCCCCGGTAAGATTGTTGTTGCACCTAGTCCATGGTTTGACTCTGTGATTGATAAAACACCTGATCTTATACCAGCAAGCTGGAACATTATAGGTAAATAA
- a CDS encoding chlorophyll a/b binding light-harvesting protein, whose protein sequence is MQTYGNPNPTYGWWVGNSVVTNRAGRFIGSHVGHTGIICFFTGASCLWELARYDSSLPMGHQSSIYLSHLASLGIGFDEAGVWTGVGVATIALFHLIFSAVYGGAALLHSLLFDPDLKGGPIGRVDRFKLEWDNPDNQVFILGHHLIFLGVACIWFVEWARWHGIYDPAIGSVRQVFPGYGDFGRIWSHQTDFLAIDSLEEVMEGHAFLAFLQITGGAFHIATGATPFEKKRLGEYDKFKGAGLLSAEAVLSWSLAGLGWMGIIAAFWAAQNTTVYPIDWYGEPLQLKFGISPYWVDTGDISDCKYFLGHTTRAALVNVQYYFGFFCIQGHLWHALRAMGFDFRRIADALGGLATPASN, encoded by the coding sequence ATGCAGACCTATGGAAATCCAAACCCTACCTATGGGTGGTGGGTTGGTAATTCTGTGGTTACAAACCGAGCAGGCCGATTCATTGGCTCGCATGTTGGGCACACAGGAATTATTTGCTTCTTCACTGGTGCAAGTTGCCTTTGGGAGCTTGCCCGTTATGACTCCTCCCTGCCAATGGGGCATCAGAGCTCTATATACCTCTCCCATTTGGCTTCACTAGGCATTGGCTTCGACGAGGCTGGGGTCTGGACAGGAGTTGGGGTTGCCACAATTGCACTCTTTCATCTGATCTTTTCAGCTGTTTATGGAGGTGCAGCGCTTCTTCACTCTTTATTATTCGACCCTGATTTAAAAGGTGGTCCTATTGGCCGAGTGGATAGGTTCAAACTTGAATGGGATAACCCTGATAATCAGGTTTTCATCCTTGGCCACCATCTAATTTTCTTGGGTGTTGCCTGTATTTGGTTTGTTGAATGGGCCAGATGGCATGGCATCTATGATCCAGCCATAGGATCTGTGCGACAAGTTTTCCCTGGATATGGCGATTTCGGGAGAATATGGAGTCACCAAACTGATTTCCTTGCTATTGACAGTCTTGAGGAAGTTATGGAAGGTCATGCTTTCTTGGCTTTCTTGCAAATAACTGGTGGTGCTTTCCACATAGCAACAGGTGCTACACCTTTCGAGAAAAAGCGTCTTGGTGAATACGACAAATTCAAAGGGGCTGGTTTGCTTTCAGCGGAAGCAGTCTTGTCTTGGTCACTTGCTGGACTTGGCTGGATGGGAATTATTGCTGCTTTCTGGGCGGCACAGAACACCACCGTATACCCAATCGATTGGTATGGTGAGCCATTACAACTTAAGTTTGGTATCTCCCCATATTGGGTTGATACAGGCGACATATCTGATTGTAAGTATTTCTTAGGCCATACAACTCGTGCGGCATTGGTTAATGTCCAGTACTACTTTGGCTTCTTCTGTATTCAAGGTCATCTATGGCATGCACTCCGTGCTATGGGCTTTGACTTCAGGCGTATAGCTGATGCATTAGGAGGTCTGGCAACCCCAGCCTCTAACTAA
- a CDS encoding methyltransferase domain-containing protein — translation MACKVLTDYQREKIDKSDDCIFYATPRFVYHLDKSFRERLTQLYREHLTRNSVVLDLMSSWVSHLPNEFKFHKVIGHGLNKIELESNKRLDSFWTQDLNQNQKLPLDDSSVDYCLMVAGWQYLQQPEEIALELKRVLRPKGKIIVSFSNRAFWDKAPRIWTHGSDSDHINYVSSILISQGWTQPDVIAESTVVNGFFRIFGSKGDPFFSVIATN, via the coding sequence ATGGCCTGTAAAGTCCTGACTGACTACCAAAGGGAGAAGATAGATAAAAGTGATGATTGTATTTTTTATGCGACACCTCGTTTTGTTTATCACTTAGACAAGTCCTTTCGAGAAAGATTGACCCAGCTTTATAGAGAACATCTTACTAGAAACTCTGTAGTTTTGGATCTTATGAGTAGTTGGGTTAGCCATCTGCCAAATGAGTTTAAATTTCACAAAGTTATTGGCCATGGCCTAAATAAAATAGAATTAGAGTCTAATAAGCGTTTGGATTCCTTTTGGACCCAGGACCTTAACCAAAATCAGAAGTTGCCTTTAGACGATTCTTCTGTAGATTACTGCCTGATGGTTGCGGGCTGGCAATACCTGCAACAGCCTGAAGAAATAGCTTTGGAACTTAAAAGGGTTTTACGTCCTAAAGGGAAAATAATAGTCTCATTTTCTAACCGAGCCTTTTGGGACAAGGCACCTCGTATTTGGACACATGGTTCAGATTCTGATCACATAAATTATGTTAGTTCTATTTTGATTTCCCAAGGTTGGACTCAACCTGATGTTATTGCAGAGAGTACCGTTGTGAATGGGTTTTTTCGAATCTTTGGTAGTAAAGGTGATCCTTTTTTCTCAGTGATCGCAACAAATTGA
- a CDS encoding DUF3303 domain-containing protein, whose translation MQFYVVSCVVPSETQDEGYTAFIKYMEEGAELDKFDGFELIARLHMPESGELCIVCKAVDAKALFKHFMFWRSAFGCDFQYRPALTCAEMVEMQKAHNASLEAKGI comes from the coding sequence ATGCAGTTTTACGTTGTTTCCTGTGTTGTACCTTCTGAAACCCAAGATGAAGGGTATACGGCTTTTATCAAGTATATGGAAGAGGGAGCAGAACTCGATAAGTTCGATGGGTTCGAGCTTATTGCAAGATTACACATGCCAGAGTCGGGCGAATTGTGCATTGTCTGCAAGGCAGTTGATGCTAAGGCTCTTTTTAAGCATTTCATGTTTTGGCGTTCAGCTTTTGGTTGTGATTTCCAATACAGGCCTGCTCTTACATGCGCTGAGATGGTTGAGATGCAGAAGGCTCATAACGCTTCTTTAGAAGCAAAAGGGATTTGA
- a CDS encoding GDP-mannose 4,6-dehydratase, whose amino-acid sequence MKKALITGITGQDGSYLAEYLVQLGYEVFGIVRRQSVAENQSSRIHEINDQVTTYYGDLIDETSLYKIIRRVQPDEIYNLAAMSHVRVSFDVPSFTIKTNALGVLNMLEAYREVTPEAKFYQASSSEMFGNSVDNDGCQRLTTNMSPVSPYGCSKVMAYNLVCHYRNAYKLHACNGILFNHESPRRGTNFVTNKVVKGAVEIKKGLREKLELGNLDSSRDWGHSYDYVRSMHLILNHTEPRDWTVATGETRTVRQLCDYVFKSLGLNYRDYVVQNKRYMRPEELNYLKGDSLEIREKLGWKPRYNFEMMIDEMISIWQDRL is encoded by the coding sequence GTGAAGAAAGCTTTGATTACTGGCATTACAGGACAGGATGGAAGTTATCTTGCCGAATATCTTGTTCAGTTAGGCTACGAAGTTTTTGGAATTGTTCGAAGGCAATCAGTAGCGGAGAATCAGAGTTCGCGAATCCATGAAATAAATGATCAAGTTACTACTTATTATGGCGATTTAATTGATGAGACTTCACTTTATAAAATTATAAGAAGAGTTCAGCCTGATGAAATCTATAATTTGGCCGCCATGAGCCATGTCAGAGTTAGCTTTGATGTGCCTTCATTTACGATAAAAACAAATGCTTTAGGAGTATTAAATATGCTTGAAGCCTATCGAGAGGTTACTCCAGAAGCGAAATTTTATCAGGCAAGTTCATCAGAAATGTTTGGTAATTCTGTTGATAATGATGGTTGCCAAAGATTAACAACTAATATGAGTCCAGTCAGCCCTTATGGGTGTTCTAAGGTTATGGCTTATAATTTGGTTTGTCATTATAGAAATGCATATAAATTACACGCATGTAATGGGATACTTTTTAACCATGAATCACCTAGAAGGGGAACTAACTTTGTTACTAATAAAGTCGTTAAAGGAGCTGTTGAGATTAAGAAGGGATTGAGAGAGAAATTAGAGTTAGGTAATTTGGACTCAAGCCGTGATTGGGGACATTCATATGATTATGTTAGATCAATGCATTTGATTCTTAATCATACAGAACCTAGGGATTGGACTGTTGCTACAGGAGAGACAAGAACTGTGCGCCAATTATGTGATTATGTTTTCAAGTCTCTTGGCTTAAATTATCGTGATTATGTTGTGCAGAATAAAAGGTATATGAGGCCTGAGGAATTGAATTATCTAAAAGGAGACTCTCTAGAGATTCGTGAGAAACTAGGGTGGAAACCAAGGTATAATTTTGAGATGATGATAGATGAAATGATATCGATATGGCAAGATCGATTATAA
- a CDS encoding DUF2237 domain-containing protein, producing the protein MGLEKHHSMETLNVLGEALEPCSCEPMTGWYRDGFCHSDKSDLGKHIICCVLTKSFLTYSKAQGNDLSTPMPQYGFAGLKPGDHWCLCASRWKQAYEDGMAPAVRLNATNIKALETIGIEPLMQHAHKEN; encoded by the coding sequence ATGGGCTTAGAAAAACATCATTCCATGGAAACCCTGAATGTCCTTGGAGAAGCATTAGAACCATGCAGCTGTGAACCTATGACAGGGTGGTACAGGGATGGGTTTTGCCACTCTGATAAATCTGATCTTGGGAAACATATCATTTGCTGTGTTTTAACTAAGTCATTCCTGACATACAGCAAAGCCCAAGGCAATGACCTCAGCACACCAATGCCTCAATACGGCTTCGCTGGGTTAAAACCTGGGGATCATTGGTGTTTATGTGCTTCAAGATGGAAACAGGCTTATGAAGATGGGATGGCACCAGCAGTCCGTCTGAATGCAACCAATATCAAGGCCCTTGAAACAATAGGAATAGAACCTTTGATGCAGCATGCTCACAAGGAAAACTAG
- the arfB gene encoding alternative ribosome rescue aminoacyl-tRNA hydrolase ArfB, translating to MNLTINSKLVIPAKELSWRFSRATGPGGQAINKTSSRVELIFDLASSNVLDVYYKQRLMRNLKGHLINGCLHIIVSKERSQYKNRQLALIYLSDLLREGLRPPQKKRKSTKPTISSQKRRIQVKKQRGELKRKRQGRLSEDD from the coding sequence ATGAATTTAACTATTAATTCTAAGTTGGTTATACCAGCTAAAGAGCTAAGTTGGCGTTTCTCAAGGGCTACTGGTCCTGGCGGTCAAGCTATTAATAAAACGTCTTCTCGAGTTGAACTTATATTCGATCTAGCTTCTTCAAATGTGCTTGATGTTTATTATAAGCAAAGATTAATGAGAAACCTCAAAGGCCATTTGATTAATGGATGTCTTCATATAATTGTATCTAAAGAACGTTCACAATATAAAAATCGTCAACTTGCGCTAATATATTTATCAGATCTTCTACGTGAAGGGTTAAGGCCTCCTCAAAAAAAAAGGAAATCAACAAAGCCAACTATTTCATCTCAGAAGCGTAGAATTCAGGTAAAGAAACAAAGAGGCGAATTAAAACGGAAAAGGCAAGGCAGGCTTTCCGAAGATGATTAA
- a CDS encoding rubredoxin produces the protein MQKYQCPDCIYAYDPRIGDPSQGVPPGTKFEDLPSNWKCPACRAGRRRFKAIH, from the coding sequence ATGCAAAAGTATCAATGCCCCGACTGCATCTATGCATACGATCCACGTATAGGCGATCCATCGCAAGGAGTTCCACCAGGTACAAAATTTGAAGATCTTCCTTCAAATTGGAAATGCCCTGCATGCAGAGCAGGCAGAAGAAGGTTCAAGGCAATTCATTAA
- a CDS encoding Nif11-like leader peptide family natural product precursor — protein MALKQLKAFLQKMQDEPSLKEKVLNSSTADDVAQIALSLGYEFSGDELLRFSGKKVGRVTVQKNDVPGEYN, from the coding sequence ATGGCTTTAAAGCAATTAAAGGCTTTTTTGCAGAAGATGCAGGATGAACCTTCGCTCAAAGAGAAGGTTCTTAACTCTTCAACTGCTGATGATGTAGCTCAAATCGCCTTAAGTCTAGGTTATGAGTTCTCAGGAGATGAATTGCTTAGGTTCTCTGGAAAGAAGGTTGGCCGAGTTACAGTTCAGAAAAATGATGTTCCAGGTGAATATAATTAG